The genomic window ACTAATATTCACTTGAACACAGCACAAAGACGttatgtttaatgttcaaactggtaaacttaccactgtgttacatcaccttttctttcaacaacactcagtaagcctttgggaactgaggacactaattgTTAGTTTTAGGTTTAAAAGTAAATATCTTTCCTGTTCTTGCTCAATGTACGACTTCAGTTGCTCAACAGTCTGGGGTCACTGTTATTGTATTTTGCGCTTCATAATGTCCCTCACATTTTCGGTAGaagacaggtctggactgcagcCAGGCCAGTCCagtacctgcactcttttactatgAGGCCTGTGTCTAattgtcttgctggaataaCTAGTGATGACCTGAAAAGACTGGATGgggcatatgttgctccaaaacctgtatgtacctttcagtattcatggtgccttcacagatgtgcaagttacccatgatgccatgacACCAACACATCCCCATTCCaacacagatgctggcttttgaactttgcACTGGTGACAATCTGAATGGTCTTTTTCCTCTTTAGCCCGGACAACATGACGTCcttgatttccaaaaacaatttgaaatgtggactcgtcagaccacagcacactttgcCACCGTAGCCCCTTTTActctgccagatttttggcgaatgttgggccattttgccagcaagctgcgagcgtttagacacacagagccagattggcgagtggatccgaggtgcccaattttccgtcTCATACAgtagtcatattggctgaacctttttagtttaaactgaccaaggcggccttccgcagctggaggggctgttgatgacgccactaTTACCAGGAAACAGCTGaaagcaggaatgagcagctagtagcaagagggaaacgcaaacctgaaagacactgtaaaaatgagcaactggggagacaaagaattgcgcgccctccttgtcctcgcaaacaaataTGCCCCATCAGATGACAGGAATGGTGAGGAACGgaccaacttatgagagaattgcagaaggactgaccagctgcggcttccctcggagtacgtcactgtttacgtcacatgctgagctacacgttttgttacttgctcacgccccccattgccccgaaaaaggcgcattctgtataaacagaagtaggtaggcggcattttgctgcactccccgattttgtttttatactgccaatgctgaaagaagactgattgggctttcctgcaaatttgcacaattcctatttgaAAAAGGGCTTTTGATTCAGTCCATTGGTGGCATTTCTAGATATTGTTGATATATGACTTTCACCTTGCATGGTAGGGtcttaacttgcatttgtagatgcGGTGACGAACTGTTTTTACTGTcaatggttttccaaagtgttcccaagCCCATGTAGTAATATCCTTTATACAGTCATGTCGGTATTTAATCCAGTGTCGTCTCATGGGTTCAAATTCATGGGCATGCAATGGGTTTCTTTCACCAATATTGTCCcgtggtttttctttagtttgttcTCAAGAGAGGTCCCAAGAAAAGTCTATGTCAGATTCATGACAAGGTCTTAAACGGCTGAGTTGATCACGTCTATGTTCTTATCATGATGAATGCCAGTGTCCTTGTAAGTTGAAAGCACGTGCGAGGTGATCCTAATTAGTGAAAGGTAAATGCCCTGCGAATCGCCATAATAGGGCATGAGACTGCAGCGACGTGTACACAGAGAGACTGAAGATTGACAGAATCAGTGCCTAACCAAAAGTCTGAAGGTGGTGGAGCACCAGACGCCAAATATAAAATAAACCTTCTGTGTTAAAGTGCAGGCAGCCATACCTCTGCAGAAAGTGAACGACAAACAAGATATTAATTTTCAACCACCCGACCCGCAGCTGTGTGCATTACAGTAGTGCGTCTGAGGACTGAGGACAGAGATGAGTGCTACAGCGCACTCCAAAGAGTACATTtgtgttcagagacagagaaggggagATGAAGAAAAGATGAAGCTGGACTATTTCATGCAATACGTCTGTTTGTGATTAATAACGTACTCGTGCTGTTAATTTCTTGCctaaaacattttcacaaacatattttacgttactgttaaactataattcACAACTGCTTGATACTATATTGTTTCCTGTGCCAAAATGGACAAACTTGCAGTACGTCAATGCCCAGCAAGTgcatttattggtccagtgcgCTGCAGTGCATTCTGATAGTTCTAGGTTTTCTACCTGTAGAGACCTATCTTTCCATTAAGCCTAGCCTGTCGCGAAGACTATCggaatcttttgagtgttcatacctggcgacgtgtgtttctgtcatcgggagtcccgccaactgcgttacgacctgtgtgtgcacatcacaagatttctccactgagcctttgccgacagagccccagataatgcagtgacgtcaccagacttggagacgacacatcgtaaaggcatggatatttttcccagtgttgaatcagatctgcctccagggcctgggtccaaacacaacgcgctccccgtgatcctgtggacgccgccattgttgttgttgcttgccggattgtcagtgttgccagatcttgggagagaaacatgcaaccagggctatggaaacaagcccaaaagaagtgatagatatatatatagagaaaggtgatgtatagagagcaagcccaaataagcaactctactttagaaacaagctCAAATAACTGCAACCCgtgactaccaatatttgtaagcgactttacaaaaaaacaagtccaaagtcgcggctaataagcggacctggcaaccctgtggcttgtcctcctcacatttcttctgtcctcctgcgtgctgacatGGGATGTATCCCGCccctcattggctgatgctctttgtcagtcgtgtcagccttctccagttttctagcatgccagatatccagtcccagtcgcagAGGAgcgggcgacttgctcgtaagCTTGTTCACACacgaggactcgtcgtggcagactatctgccgactcacttccgacccaaggtggctctcaagatcctctgtgacATCAAAATCACGGTGAAAATCTAGGCTAGGCTTTATTAGACCCTTGGGGGATGACTGGGGGAACTTGACTCTTGCAGCATAAAATTAAGTGGGTACATACAATAACCtgagtgaaataaaaacagcagataTAAATTAACTTAATTAATAAATCATAAGGGGAGAGGAGTCAGCAACAGCATGGTAGAAAGCTGTGTGCACCCAGTCAGCCACACCCTCTCCTGGTACTCCTCGTATTTGTCGATTGCTGTCATCTTTGCCTTCAATGGCTTctttgagcaaaagcaaatgccacagccttttttctgttttcgcTGGCCGTGTAGCACCAATTCCAAAGTAATGACATCGTTCGACTGCATAGACAGaatagttttatgaaaagaacaTCTTTCCGGCAATGAAATAAGCCAGTAAAATGTCTCTTCAACATGGAATGTCTACGGCTGAATAAGCAAAGTTAAAATTTCAGGAATACAAGTTTTATCATAAAGTTCAAACCAGTGAGCAGAAAAAGAAATCTGTTATGCAAAAACTTTGGCAGAACATTGCATGTGTACAGGAGCATATTGCTCATAATAAGAACGTGATTGAGAATATAGGGTTTCGTGGCTTGAAGAGAATCCACACAGAAATCTGTTTAACATGACATTTACCTACAAGGACTTTTTGATCCTCCCAAAGATAGCTATAAAAGTAAACCCACTCCCTCACACATAACACAAAATACTACAATATCTGCCTTTACTTGTCTGTATTTTTGTAGCTCTTTGGCAGCCCTCGTGGCTCTGCCAGTATGAACCCGGTGGAAACACATTACCCCACAGAGTGAAAACTTCAGGCCGGCACTTTAACACAGTCAGACATTATTCTCATACACACACCGTGTGGTGACTGTGGCTCTGGGTTCACTCAATTATTAAGCACCCTAACTTCACATACAGCTTATTTTCCTCCTCGTTCTGAGTCAAGCTGGTCTAATATCATGCTTGTGTGGCAGTCTTTGAAGCAGAGTATTTTTTTTGTCCCTGTTTGATGTGTATGCAGGCGCCTGTGGACAAACGATTCGCttcattctctcctgtcttTGTTCCTTTGTGTTCACTTTCGCCTTTGCGTGAAGTGATTGCACCAAAACTATTCTTGCATATTcataaattcttttttttttttaaggctcTTTATATTTTGTCTCTTCTGGAGGATGTTGAAACAATGCAATTATCTGGCGTTGGTTTGGGTTAATAGTGTGAAATATACTGTATGATGTTTGAGGCGTAGCGTTTGCTGATTCAGGTTGTATAATTAATTAGTTTCCTTATTCTACACAAGAGAATAGAGTCTGCACTTCTATGTAGAGAAAAGCTGTATTTGTAAGACAcagaatttcattttattttatcagaaTATACAAAGCCCACGAAAGACTTGGACTAGTCTAACATATTTTGTACTAATGAtgcaccactgttgccttgaCATCCAGTGTTCTGCAATACTTCACCCAGAAgatgatcatttgtgtatcagtgaCTTTCTGTCTTTTACCTTGAATTAATGATGAAAATCATGTTTTTCTCGCATTCCACCGGGGTGAGTGGAGAATCCAAAACAGGTGAgcattcttgatgaactgaagtcattgGGGTCTGcatgtaacaacagcaaaactacatcaaaacatctgttaactCTCACACCActtgcattttcactaaaacattacaatttaaaactcTTCAGACCTACAAGCAGCGAAGCCTGAGCTTGTGTCGTGCGTGAGACTGTTTGTTCGTGTTTTGAATCCCTGCGTTTTAGCGAAAATACTTCAGCTTGGGAAGCACCGAGCATACGACTGCATagatgagacttggattatgctgcaTTAGTTGTGCGAGAGTTAGTAAACAGATGCTTTGAtagagttttgctgttgttaaacgaaGTCACCTatgaattaaattaatgaattatGTTAgtcgtttttggattctccatccACCATGTAGGTATAGAAGAAAAACAAGGGTCTCTCCATgcattcaaggtaacacacagtgaccccatgatatacaaatgatcagtTTACTGGTGAAGAGTTTCCTTTAAAGCCACATTGTGTAGGAATttctgaaatcatatattgcattcagactgatagcgcactctagtgcctcactgtttcaaacgggTATTGCAACAATGGCAGCCACTGTGTTCCAAAAAGCTAtcataacattgatgaaaccattttATCCGATGCtccatggagtattcattcaggctcctacacagacacacgcgacgcgagttgacaaaccccctcctcaccatgctggctgtgtttacaacgtaggactgttggggcggatgtaaattgaaacaaaccaatcacgtcttgtcttttgacaactgacaagtggctcaacctcacacacctcatctctctcctcgcatcactgcgccgctgacAGCGGCACTGGCCTGTGATTTCATTACCTTTCTCCTAcagcagctctttccacctgggaaaggctaccccgatgttcgccctgtttttttttatttgccggtcgcgttgcctttttgattcccttttgtgctttcttggcgatgaggattccgtctcccatgatgctgcatatgcacgatcctgcattatgctcaaagagtgggactttgtttcaaatttgcaaGGGTAGTAgtgaagcgcctcttgctcctctcctctgacttctcagtcacgcagctctggcctggctctcaacaaaAAGGCCGAAGGcggggctgtatgtcccttgctggcgggtgtattcttaAGATGGCGAAACATTATGGAACCTcccagacgacttacccgcacaatgtataaacaaatccgaaattctccttttacgagagtAAGTCAGATtgttggtggaggtaatagtacaccgatgatgacatatttatttagacatcaatttttgcaggtaaacaactgaaaatgttacacaatgtccctttaagtatgTTGTACTGTAAAACATTGATATTCTTAGTATATAATATTATATCCATAGATGGTTatttctctgctctgttttttttagatttattttattgtctaaaaCCCTAAATATCCTTTACTATCATTTTTTATAGCAGTAATGACCATAAAATTGATACTAGGCATGCTGCAAGAGGTTgtttttcacttcctgtttcaaaaacaaatgcaatatACTGTAATGTTCAGAGGAATGAAATTATGGAATGGTTTGCCATCAGATATTACACATGTAATAAGTGCAGCTGATTTAAAATAGAGGataagattattattattattgtcatatttttattttatttttattattttattgttttgttttttgattaattttttgTAGATTTCCTCTtgtattatgttttgttttttctgccttgggtttttatttatatatttgtttcacactatgatgtaatgtttgcttgtgtggaccccaggaagagtagcTGCTACTTCGGTAGTGACTAATGGGGATCCATATAAATCATACCATTAATAATAGATGTGACTTTACTGAATAATGTTGCCTAGCTGATCTTGACTGTAcagcaacaaacatggcagtaaATGCATGCTCTTTTATCTGTGAGGCTGTTTGAATGTGTGAGAAGTTACAAATTGGCCTTTAAGATCACTCCTCCAGAGCAGATAACAAGGCTGGTCCCTTTTATGGGAATAAAATAGAGTTATTAATGGGGCAGAGATGGTTGATGATAGAGACAAAACCGCATCTGGACCACCTATAGTTGTGGTTTGTACCATTAACAGCACCAGATAAAGATGGCTAAAGAAGTAGAGTCAATGCTTATGGCAGCCAGAGGTAAGAGAGCTGAGTAATAGACTGCTTCAgactctaaaaataaaaaagctatTGTGTGTCTTGGTTTATGGCGGGGCTGAGACATAAACAGGTCAAAGCtttccacacacaaaaaacaaaaacaccacctTTGAAttagagctaaaaaaaaaaccttttagtGTTCTCTGTGAGGTAttaccaaaaaagaaaatccccAAACACAATAAAACCCAAATTTTTCTGACCTGTGGGGTAGGAATGTTTTACTATTTAATTTACCACAAGATTGTAAAAACATAGCAACAGATAATAACGAATGAATAATAGAGAGCCCCAGGTGTATATCTCCGGAGGTGAGTTCGCCCTTTTCCCATTAGACACGATCCAACAGCTCCACTCTCAGGGTGTTTGTCAGCTCAGCTTCCTCAGAGCAAATGTTGCGTGAATAAATGTAACTGTTAATGGGAAAAGTGACACGCAAATTTCTATTTCTGCCATTTGGGGCCTGTTGAGGCATGGTCAGTGGTTTTGTTATTCTCCTTAAAGATGCATTATTTTGCATGACTACATTCTTCACAACACACCGGGTCATGTCTAATATTTACTGCAGAGTCACAGCCATTAATGTGTGACGTTATTTAGAGTTCATGTCCAGTAGCTTATACGTTACAAAGAATGGTCAGGGTCAAAGCTCTCATGACCGTTGATTGTATCACACTGGTAGTAGATGCCCCTTCAGTGCAGTTTCCTGGTTTCCTGGTTAGACCACTTGATGTCAGTGTTGGCTAGTTGTCCTTTCAGGTCTGAATGGTTGAGTTCAGCTTGTGGAGCATTCACACAGTCAAATTCAGCTTTATAGAAAGTAAATTATTGAATTTGTCAGACTGAAAATGTGCCGATTATGTTTCTTTGGAGACAGATAGAAAGAGCACgtggaaaaatgtgtgtgtgaaattaaAGCATGTATCCTACCACCTGCTTATGTGGTTTCAGATCTTGAAAGTGACTGGATATTTAATATTTCTGTGCTCATAATGTGGTTAAAAAGTGCATCAACAAATTCTACCGGGATCGAAATTCTCATTCAAAACCTCGCCGTCATAAAGGCTGTATCCTTGAGGAGTTCTTCCTCACACGCTGAGTGCTAAATGCCAAACAAAAGACCTTATGTGACTCACACACCTCAGTAGTCACCTTTCCTGTTAGTGGCAGCTGAAGGATTCTCTTTGAGAGGACTTGTTAGCACTTCAGTAACCGTAAAGTGGGTGTATGCTCAGTGGCCTCAGCATAATAGCCTTTGTGAATGTGTGGTTTTGGCAATGAACTGCTTGGCCTCGGGCCGCTTCGCTAGTCCCGAATTTCTTTGCTCAGACATAAAGCAAAGTCATATGGACCACCCCTGCTTTGGGGTCACGCGGGGACACGACTGCTCGGGACCTCGTCCTCTTTAACAAGGCCTCGACACGCTGCTGCATTATTAATGATCGAATAACAAAGTACAGAAGGCAGCGTGCACTATTATAACCAGTCACACTGAAAACCAATTATCTACTTTTACCCGTTGAATAATTTAATCAGACTATTTAAAGTAGCCATTAAGTGCGACATCACTCAGCAGGCACCCATTATTACTGCTGCTGTATTTAATCATGTGCATGTCTTCTCTGTCCAGATAACCAGGTCCTGCAGTTTGGGAAGCTGGTGAGCACCTCCAACACCTACGAACCTGTTGCCCCTGGAAACCCCAGGAAGCCTGTAACCGTGACAACAGACCAGCCTCTGCTCTGGAGCATGGGCATCAGAAAGGATGGGGAGTGACATGTCAGAGATTCTTCTTCTCAGGCAGTATTTGAATAATCAGAACATGAGTATACTTTCCTACAGCTGAGCTACGGCAAAGTCGCTAGTTTTATATGTTTTACACAGCGTGATGTGAAAGAAGGAAAATGCAGACAGCATTATCACACGTGGCCAAAAATCTCACTGAAGTATGGTGTGATATATAATGAACGAGACGCAGTCAGCTCTGTTGGAATATAGACGAAAATTCCAAATTAACCAAAAGagttgatctttttttttttttttagttgttgtACCATAGCGGCCATCTTTGTCAAGGCCATTTACTGCATTCTTTCAACACTTGTGTCGGATTTTATGCAACACTTGGATTCACTTTTTCACTGTGCAGGGTTAAATTCAAAGTTTATATGAATATGCACCATATACAACCAAAATCCAAGCCTTATTCCATACCAGCATCTTGTTTCCTTCatttaaacacactgaaatgaCAGCAGCTCACAGAATTTAAGAGAGCAATCACTATACTTAAAGTGCAtcctcctaaaaaaaaaaaaaaaaaaaaagtgtgcacGCATCTGCTTTGTATCACAGCCGAGAATATGTGCCTTTGATATCAGTGCTCACATTCCACTTTCTGCTGAACAGCTACCATATTAATATAATACATGTTAAGTACTATGGAAAGTTGCAAATTCTACGTGCCTTTTGATGACAGCAGTACTGTGTTTCTGAAAGTCAGAAAAGTTGTATACATTACAAGCTGTAGTTGCAGCATGGCTACCTGAATAGACAAGAGAAATCAGTCTGTGGGTttccatttgttttatttacacaTTGAAATATAAATGTCGTGCACAGAAtgtaaaaatgtcatccctTCAGCCCCCAATCACACCAATCCAATATTGCTGCCGTGTCCTGTCCCCGGGTATTGAAGTCGTTTGTTCTTGACTAGGATTTAACCACCACTGGATGGAAAAACAAGAGAGGCAGTGTTAGTGATCGGAGAAAGCAAAATGgtatataaacatttttttacttcTATGACCAAGCAAAGCAAGTCATCACTGCTTAAGAAAGACACTCTCCAAAATACAATGCACCACATAGATATAGAATTGTGCCACATTTTCCTCCAAAAACAGACAACTCAACCTCTGCACTTTAGGATACTGTATATTCTGACCCTTAGGATGCCAACCTAAACGAATGGTATTTGAATGTTACATCCTACtgtgcacaaaaataaaacaattaatgCTATTGGTGTGATGGACTTTTTTCCTCCTTCATCTTTAACGTAGTTACAGTacttaaaggaccagtgtgtgggaatttagtggcatctagcagtgaggacttaAACTAATTGAATACCCCTCCCTTCAACCCTGTCTTTACAAGTGTATAGAGGAACCTGTGGTGGCCTTTGGGTGACATAAAAACACGAAAAGCCCTCTCGATAGTGTGTTcggtttgtttgttctgggctactgtagaaacatggacaTGCAAGGAGACctgctaacaacaacaaaacgattcttagtttcaagtgattataaactaatgaaatttttttttctgaatattATATTACACTTCTACTGATAGATCACCATACACcctacacactggtcctttaactGTGTAACGTATAACCAAAGAGAAATTACAGTATCATTGCCTATTAAGTAATGTGGTAAATAACTTTTGTTCTTTAAATGAGTTAATGCTAATCTAGAGATGAGATAGAGATGAATAGAATTTGGTCTTTATGAAGTTACTGTGCTTTCTTGTCATTTATGCTAGAAATTGGACAGTAAGACACTTGTTGAAATCATGTGACATTTGGTGACAACTATAACATAACTAAAATTAACTGTAGTTTGTTCTGTAAAatttctccagagcctttgtgctccacggTCTCGCAGGTTCCCTCAAATAACGGgtcgtggttgtgctgctgctgtggtcctacctgactgctgttattattagtcatacttctactgttattatacacatatgattattattgtcacatacatatgcTGTCATATATCaattttgtctctgtctctctcttaatATATCATTTGTCATATGGATCTCTGTACATTtatcatgctgatctgttctgtatgacatctatcgcacatctgtctgtcctggaagagggatccctcttcaattgctcttcctgaggtttctactgtttttcccacattaaaggttttttttgggtggggggggggggagtatTTCCTTATCCAGTGTGAGAGTCCTAAGGACAGATGGATGTCGTATGCtataaagccctctgaggcaaactgatTTGTGATATCAGGCTTTATAAATACAACTGAAATTGATGTTAAACATTAGTGCTGGGGTATTATAATATACACAATTCAAGGCTGAATAAATGCTAACGTTTTGGGATCATCTCACTAAATGACATGATCCTCTTACAGCTCTGGTAAATAAGTGgcatttaaatgatttaaagttttattttcaaatcAGTATTAGACTACAAGTActtcaaaaacacaaagcatgTTATATTTAAATTGAGAGTGTCACAGAGATAACTGAGACACTGTGATAAAATGTTTAGAGGGCACTTCCTTGGACAGCAGGGATAcaaacaaaatctaatcaaGACAAACCCCTTTCTTTGGGATCAGCTGTTCAGTGTTCCTCTTAAATGATGTCATTAACAATATTAACACATTTCCTTAAcccatttacagtaaaaataccTGTATGATATAATTAACTTAATTGTTGTGTGATAGTGCTACTTACACAATGATGTTGTTGATGGGGATATGAATGAGTTTAACAAAGAAACCGATGAAACCCATGATGGCAAACCCAATCGCTGTGGCCATGGCAATCTTCTGAAATTCTGGAAGAGACAAAATAATCGATCTTAACATATATAACAAAAGTCAAATGACCTTATTTAAGAAAATtactgtaatactgtgatataATATTGCTCTTTAGGTCCAGAATGTGTTGGCCGAGCAGCTCTGGGTTATACTGGGCAGCTGGATTGAAGGTCTGACGCTGCTGCCAACACAACAGACACTGTGCCAGATGTAAGTATGAACCTACCTTTTCTGTCGGGTTTTGTGCATCTCTTTACGAGCCTGATGGAGTCTTTGACAAACTGCCGGCTGGGCTCGACAAACTGCATTACCTGATCCATGGTGTTAGAGCTGCAGAGAGGATAACACAACATTAATGCTAACGCTCTGATTGCTTTCAGTGCTGACGTTGACTTCAGCAGCCTGAACCTTTCACGACTCCCATAACGTTATAAATGTTAATACACTATAAATGTTATATTCTTCCGTCAAATATTAACACGTATGTTAAGAGATAAAAAAGATATATGTGTCGTTATTGTCGAAAAACACGTTTTAAAGTGAGTTGTGTTAGTTccttgctagctaacgttatcgTAAGTAAAGCTATCACGTCGACGTAACGTTAGTTTAGCTG from Epinephelus lanceolatus isolate andai-2023 chromosome 20, ASM4190304v1, whole genome shotgun sequence includes these protein-coding regions:
- the sec61g gene encoding protein transport protein Sec61 subunit gamma; the protein is MDQVMQFVEPSRQFVKDSIRLVKRCTKPDRKEFQKIAMATAIGFAIMGFIGFFVKLIHIPINNIIVGG